The genomic DNA GATGATGTGGTTACATATAGGAGAGCTATATGCGAACATCCAACCCTTTACTCCGGTGAATGATAAGGCAACCTTTATAAAGTGATGGCTTAGTATCGGCTTAGGATGGCTGCGGTTACAGCAACTCCCCATTACCCTGTTATTTCCTTGCGGGTGGTGCAGGCGATCTCTGATGTGGAGCTTGAGAGGAGGCGTAAGCGTATAAGAGACCTGATGGCGCAGAAAGAGATAGATGTGCTCGTATTCCACTCATTAGGAGGATATCTGAGGTACGTCACAAACTACCTCGGCACGGGCTCGGTAGAGTACCTGTTGTTCCCATTGCAGGCTGAGCTTCTATTTCTAGGTAGAGAGGACGATTCTATCATGGAGGCAAGGGCTCATCACGGTCTTGCAGATAGCAGAGCGCTTTCTCCCTTTGAATCTGTGGAGCGAGATGCGCAGATTGTTAGCGACGCGATTAAGGAGCTCGAACCGAAGTGTGTTGGCATCGTAGATGTCTCGAGAGCTCCAGCAGGGTTCTATACGACGCTAAAGGAGCGGTTACAAGGAGTTGGTTTAGTTGATGCCACATCCCTAGTGGATGAAGTTAGAATGACGAAGAGCTTGAATGAAAAGATTGCGATAGAACGCTCTGCCAGAATCTGTGATAAAACCGTGGATGCGTGCAAGGCTGTCCTCAGACCTGGTAAAAGAGAATATGAGGTCATAGCGGAAATTGTAGGGGAAGCTAGGAGGAACGCAAGCGAAACGGAAAAGATCGTCACAGGCAGCGGGCCCTGTAGTAAGGAAGTTCTCAATCTCTCATTGAACCTAAAGAATAGAATGTTCTCTAGAGGGGATCTTTTCAGACTACACTTATATGTCTCTGGCCCAGGCGGCTATTGGACCGAGATTTCAAGAATTTTTGTTCTAGGTAGGCCTACCGAAGACCTGAAGAAAGCTTTTGAACAAGCTATTTCCGTAAGACAAGCGGCGCTAGAGAAGTTACGGCCAGGTGTTAAAGTAGGTGAGGTTTATGAATATGCTTTGCAGAAGGGTAAAGAAATAGGTTGCAGTCTTCAGAAGGAGGTTATAGGATATTCGCAGGGTTTGGATATCATTGAGAAACCTATATTATACAAGGGGGTGAATGAGGAGATTAGACCTATGATGCACTTCCGTCTAGGCTGTGTGGTGAAGGTAAACAAGGCTTATGCGCAGATCGCAGATAACTACTTTGTGGAAGAGGAGGAGGTTAGAAGGTTGCAAAAGACCCCAGAAGAAATCTTTGAGATCGAGGTGTAGCCTATGGATACCGAGCTTCCTCAAGAAGAGAAGATCAAGAGAATAGAGCAGATCAAGCTTCAATTGATGGAGAAGCATAAGGATGAGACCGTACGATACACAGGCTGCTCTATCAACTGCGGTGGAAGCGGCTGTATACTGAAGGTGAGGCTCAAGGATGGTAAGATAACAGCGATCGAACCGGATGACAGATATCATAGAAACGTGGGTAGAGAAGATGCTGTGGCTACGGACGATGAGTTACAGAAGAATAAGCTTCAGCAGAGGCACTGCCCCTTCGCCTGGGGTTGGCGGCGCCACCTCTACAGCCCCAACCGTGTACTCTACCCTCTTATGAGGGCACCGGGAAGTAAAAGAGGAGAAGGGAAGTTCATCAGGATCAGCTGGGATGAGGCCCTGACCATAATTGCTGAGAAGATGAAAGAGTGTAAGGAGAAGTACGGGCCCTATTCCATCATTACCCCATATATCGATAATCCCATGCTTGACCCACTATTTGGATGGTTTGAGGCTGGTGTTCAAGGTTGGGGCTGGTGTTCACAGGATGCGGAGAGGCTTGCCGAGCATCTGATGACAGGCTACCCCGGCTGGACATACGCGCCGTCCTTTGATATGGCTGACGTTCTGTTTAATTCGAAGCTGATCGTCCTTTGGGGTCTCGACCTCACCACTACAAGAATAGGTCCGGCTCACCAATTCGCTTGGTACGTTAAGATGGCTAGGGAGAAGAAGGGTACACCTGTCATCTGCATAGATCCGCGCTTCAGCGACACCGCTGCTGTGCTCGCTGACCAGTGGATACCCATCAAGCCCGGTACAGATATGGCTATGCTACTAGCTATAGCGTATATTGTGATCAAGGAGGATCTCTATGATAAGGAGTTTGTGGAGAGGTTCGTAGAACCAAAGGGCTTCAAGAAATGGGCAGATTATATTCTTGGGGTCAGTGATGGGGTTCCGAAGACCCCCGAGTGGGCTGAAAAGATCTGCGCAGTTCCAGCGGAGACAATACGAGACTTCACTTACCTGTATGCAAAATCTAAACCAACCTTCCTCTACAAGAACTGGAGCGTTGCTAGAAAGAGCAGGGGCGAGAATTCAGCTAGAGCCGCAGCAGCCCTACAAGCGATAATGGGCTATTGGGGTAAAGGGGGGTACTCAGGCTTCGGCCCCCGTTCACGCAACGCACCCTACATTAGACCATGGTTCCCTATGCGAATACCATTAGGATTGATGCCGAGAAAATACTATCCACCGAGGATGTATCGTTCTAACAAGTGGGCTCAAGCCGTTTTACTGCTTGATAAGGTGAAGAGTGGAGAACTGAGCACAGAAGAGTATCGGAGAATCATAGGGTGGAGGGCAGACCCCAATCTTCCAAACCCGAACCCGAAGATGCTCTTTGGGGGAGGACCCCAGGCTCAAACCGTTAACACGCTCGTTACTGGCACCAACGCAACTCTACATCAGATTGAAGCCATGAATAGGCTCGAAATGGTCGTTTGGTTTGCTACACACATGACACCAACAGCGATGTATGCTGACATCATATTGCCTGTGCAAGATCAGACATTCGAGTGCCCAACCTTCGCGAACAACGACTACGGCGGCTTCTCACATAACACATTCTGCCCAGGTGTTGTGAAGGCTCCGGGTGAAGCGAAGCCATTTATGTGGATCTACACAAAACTCGCTGAAAAGCTGGGCTTCGGGAGAAGATATAACACATACTACACTACAGATGAAAACTGGGATAAGGATTGGTTAAGGTACCTTGGCGCCTACTACAATAGATTTAGGGATACTATGAAGAGATGGGAACTTGATTTACCTGAGTGGGAAGAGTTTCTTAAGCAAGAGTGCCCATCCATAAATCTGGACGAGTACTTTGACGAACCCTGCCACGGTTACGTAAATGAGCTTGAGCTCGGTCTACCGTTTCCCACTAAATCGGGCAAGATAGAAATCTGCAGCGAAATCTTGGAGAAAGAGGAGGAGCGGGGGAAGCTTCATTTCGATGCAAGAGGTTTGGTTATAGATGTTCTTCCAAACGATTGGAGGGATCTCACACCGATACCAACTTATCAGCCTGCAGTAAGGGGAATGGAGGATCCTTTGGTCGCTAAGTACCCTTTGATGCTTCTCTCGTCACACGGTAGATATAGGTCACACTCAACAGGCTGGGATAACCCATGGCTTAGAGGCGATGTCTACAGACACGCCCTCTGGATAAACGTAGCCGATGCGAAAGTAAGAGGCATAAAGGACGGGGACATAGTTAGGGTCTACAGCGACGTTGGTGAGGTAAGGGTGCCAGCATACGTGACTACGAGAATCATGCCAGGTGTAGTGGTTTTAAGGCACGGCGCGTGGATAGAATTAGATGAGAAAGGTGTAGATCACGGGGGCTGCCCCAACATGCTCTTATTTGACGATAAAAGCCCTCAAACCCCTGCGCACGCAACTGGTCTTGTCCAAGTAGAGAAGGTAGAGGAGTGAAGTGAAATGCCTCAGTACGGATTCCTCTTTGACCAAAGCCGATGCACAGGCTGCCACGCCTGCTCAATAGCCTGCAAAGAATGGTACGACCTTCCACCGGGTCCGCTGAAGTATATGAGAGTTTTTGAGTGGGAGAAGGGTGCCTTCCCAGATATCAAGCTCTTTCACCTCGCCATAAACTGTTATCACTGCGAAAACCCGGTGTGCATAGACGAGTGCAAAAAATACGTGCCTGGCGGGGCAATATACAAGGAGGATAAGTATGGAGCTGTTCTCATAGACCCGGAGCGCTGCAACCCTATAAAATACCAATGCAAGAGGGCTTGCTATGAAGCTTGCCCATACGGCTCGATAGTTTTTGCAAGCGACGACCCAGGTGAAAAAGCGCAGAAATGCACCATGTGCATAGATAGGCTTGAGCAGAACCTTGCGCCGATTTGTGTACTAAGCTGCTCCTTGAGAGCCCTAGAGTTTGGTCCTTTGGATGAATTAAAGAAGAAGTTCGGCACTCTTCAGCAGCTTGAGGATCTACCGAGCCCAGAACAAACCAAACCAGCCGTAGTCTTCATACCCCCTACCCCCAAGCGGCAGCTCATAAAATACGACGCTGAGAAGGCTTTGGAGCTGTGGCAGCAAAGGGGTCCCTATGCGCCTCCTGGATTACCGAAGGTATTCGAGAGGAAGGAGGATGTGACAAATCCGCCTAGGGAAATTATAGGAAGGAACCGCTTGGTATTGAAGCCGAAGAATGTCCAAGAGCTTATGTACTATACAGCAAATGATGAGTAGCTCTGTTAGTACAAAGAGGAAGAACCTCATATACCTAGTTGTTCGCGTGGGTAGCCTGATCAAAGAAGGTTTATTAAGAGAGTTTTGTGAAACCCTCTGTGGTGCAGAATGGCTAGAATCGAGGTCAAGTCTCTCACAAAGGTCTTTTATCCAGCAAAAGGTAATCCGGTCTGCGCCTTAGATGATGTGAGCTTTGAGATAGATGATGGTGAGTTCGTATCTGTAGTTGGACCAAGTGGCTGCGGTAAGAGCACGTTGCTCTATATAATAGCGGGCTTCATACCGCCGACAAGAGGAGACGTTTTGATTGATGGTTCCCCTGTCAAAGGGCCCGGTCCTGATAGGGGTATAGTCTTCCAAGAGTATGCGTTATTCCCTTGGAGGACCGTTTTGGAGAATATCAAGTACGGTCTTGAGGAAAAACGTTTGCCCAAGCGTGAAATAGATGCGATAGCGAGAAGATACATTCAATTTATGGGGCTGGAGGGCTTTGAGCACAAGTACCCAAGAGAACTCTCTGGGGGTATGAAGCAACGTGTGGCTTTAGCAAGAACTTTAGCATATGAACCAGCGGTGCTTCTGATGGATGAACCCTTCGGAGCCCTCGATGCACAGACCCGTGAAATAATTCAAGATGAGCTTCTAAGAATATGGAGAGAGACTAGGAAGACAATCCTGTTCATAACACACTCTGTAGAAGAAGCTGTGTATCTATCGGAAAGGGTCTTCATTATGACACATAGACCTGGCAAGATCAAAGATGTTGTTAAAGTTGATGTAGATAAGTCCAGAGGGAGAGAGGAAGTAATAACTTCGCCGGAGTTCACTAAGCTAAGGAATAAAGTGTGGTTAGAGGTTCGTGAAGAAGTATTAAAATATTACAAAGGATTAGAAGAAACTCTGCTACATCAATAAATTTAGCACGCTAGCACTCACCGTCTAGGTAATATCACTAGATGGTATTGGTGAAAATAGAAATGTTAATATAGGAGGTCCCTTGAACTTTTAGGTATGGCTGGAGAGCAGCGTGTTTCCCGAAGAGGTTTTCTGACTGTTGCCGTATCAGCGATCGTTGCTGGTGTGATTGCTGGTGTGGGAGGCTACTATGCTGGCTTAGCAGCTACACCAGCTAAAGAAACCACGAGAACGGTAGAGCGTACGGTTACCGCCACAACAACCTTAGCGCCAGGAGCGCCCTACACAACAACCGTAACAACAACAATCACCCCACCACCAACGACCGTAACCAGAACCGTAACAACAACCGTGACAGCTACAACACCAACTACTGCGCCGCCTAAAGAGATACCGACTGTGAAGGTATGGTATATTGTTCCGGTGGAGGAGCTTATTTCACTCTTAGAAATATCCTATTTTAGGGAGAATGCGCTGAAGAATTACGGGAAGAGCTATAAGCTGGAGTTCGGCAAGGCTCAAGCGTCTCCGATGCTCATAACTGGGTTAGCAGCGGGTGAAATAGATATAGCTGTTGGTGTAGCGCATATTTCCTTTTCCACAGCAATTATAGGTCAGACTGTTCCAGGTGGTATTACTGCCATAGCCACTGACTTCTACGATGCACATCCTAATTACTACTCTTTCACTTGGCTGACGCTAATCGACTCACCCATCGCCTCGGTCAAGGATTTGAAGGGAAAGAAGTTGGGTATAAACGCATTCGGAACAGGAGTTCACGCCACAGCGCTAACAGCGTTGAAGAAATACGGGATGGACCCTGAGAAGGATGTAACATTTGTGGAGATACCGTTCCCTAATATGGCTGCTTCTATAAAAGAGCGTAAGATCGATGTAGGAGTATTCCCATCGACGTTCTACTATAGGGCGATCTTTGAAAACCCAAACACCTTTAAGAAAGTATTCGATTCATACGAAGGGTATGAAAGACCATACCTACATACCATGGTTGTAGCGAGGAATGACTTTCTCAAGAAATATCCTGATGCTGTGAAGGCTTTCCTTGAGGACTACGTGCTCCTCCATCGTTTCGCATATGCCCCTGAGAATAGAGAAAAGATATTAGATCTGGTATCTGAGTATTTCAAACTACCGAGGGAAATGCTTGCAACGTACTATCTTCTACCGGGGAAGGACGTTTATAGACCCTTAGACTGCCGCATAGTTGTGGAAGACCTGCAGTGGGGTGTCAATAAACTCTACGAAATTGGCTTCATAAAAGAGAAGCTAGATGTCAGTAAGTATGTCGATAACTCATACCTGCCTCCCTAGTCGCATTACTCAGGTATCCATCCAGTAAAGACATAGGGGTCGTCAGCCCAAGAGGATAACGAGGCCTCCCTTGACGGGTATGGCAAATGGCGAAGGATAACACTACAGGCAGCTCACCATTGTTTGTTAACCTCTTGGTTAGCCTATCTAAGGCTATTCCCATACTATTGATTCTTACGATCTGGGAGACTGTGACGCAGATCGGGTTAGTAAATACACAAATACTACCTACTTTCTCATCAGTGCTTCGCGCAGCAGTAGACCTTATCTACTCCGGTATTGTGATCCGCCACCTCTTAATATCTCTATACCGAGCGTTTGGAGGATTGGCTCTTGGCATCTTAGTTGGCGTCATACTAGGTTTCGGAATGGCGGTTAAGAAGCAGGTCAAGAATTTTTTCGATCCGATCATCACATTAACATATCCTATTCCAAAGGTTGCTTTAGTACCGCTTACGATGGTGTGGTTAGGTGTAACTGATCAAGCAGCCATTTTTGTGATCTTCCTAGCTTGCCTCCTACCTATGATCGTTAACACTTACCACGGAGTTAGAAGCGTAGACCAAGTACTAATATGGTCTGCTATGAGTCTTGGCACCCGTGAGCGGGGTCTATTCCGTAAGGTTATCTTCCCTGCTACAATGCCTTATATCTTTAACGGAATACGCGTTGCCCTACCCTTCTCATTTATTGTGGTAATTAGTGTGGAGCTCGTAGCTTCCAAAGCAGGTATAGGGAATCTAATCAGCGGGTACGGTGGATTAGGAATCTACGACTATATGTTTGCAGCGATTCTTATCTTTATCGTCTTCTCGTTTGCCGCTGATCGGATAGCGGTGCGTTTAATGAGGCGGATTCTTCAATGGTATGAGGAGGCGGGGGCGTTATGACCTCTTTAATGAAGAAGGTTCTTAATGTCTTAACATCCTTTTACTCTCTGATCGTTGTGATCGTAGCTTGGGAGATTATTGGCAGAAGCGGTATCGTACCATTTTTCTTTCTTCCGCCTCTATCAACCATAGCTTACACTTTTATCAACATTGCTGTCGATCTGCTTCTACCACACTCATTACTAACGATCTACCGTGCTTTAGCAGGGTTTGCGTTAGCAGCCATCATCGGAGTTTTGATGGGTTTAAGTATGGCTAGGATTAGACTTGCCCATTGGTTCTTTGATCCTATCGTTGCGTTGGGTCTACCCATCCCGCCTTTGACTCTTGTTCCTATTTTTATACTATGGTTTGGGATAGGAAATGAGCCGAAGATTCTCCTTGTTACATTCGGTTGCGTCTTTCCTATCGCGGTCTCCACCTATAATGGCGCAAGGAGTGTTAATAGTCTTCTAATTTGGTCAGCAAAAATGATGGGTACTGATGATAGGAGAATCATGTGGAAAGTAATAGTCCCGGCTGCCTTACCATTCATCTTTAACGGTCTACAGGTTGCCTTACCGATCTCGCTCGTCATAGCATTCGTATTTGAAATGGTGGCTGGCGGCGGTGGACTGGGTTTCCTTGAGATCTACTCTGCGCGTTTCTTTAAAGCTCCCGAGTTATTCTCAGCACTGCTCGCTATCATGATCATTGGCTTCGTCTTAGATAAAATCTTTCAGAAGGTTCGTTCAAAATTCCTGTACTGGGCTCAGCGTTAGCCCATCGCTTCGATTATGTGCCTCTAAGTTCACGTTCTTGCCTCATTCGCTACTTTTGATCTGCGCGTGAAATCAGCAACTGCTAGTTGTCAAGAAGTGGTGTTGTTTTCTTCCATATCAAATCTGTCGATCTTTGATAATTGTTTGGTGGGGACGGTGGGACTTGAACCCACGGCCTACAGGTTCCCCCGCCCTAGCTCCAAAGGATACATCATCCACAGCGCTGTCAGCGAACCCGTAGTTGCTGACCTCTGGAGCCTGTCGTCCTACCTCTCCAGGGCTCTTTGGAACCTTGCTAGACTACGTCCCCCGCCACCAGAGATACCTGGGTTGGGCATATACATACTTTTCTTGGATTTTTGATTAGGGTGCTGAAGTGAGAGCTGAATTTTTGTGATATTGTTGGGCTATTTTCTTTTTGATCTTCTTCTTAGGGCGATGATGGCGATTATTAGAATTAGGAGGACGCCTATTATTGGGATGGGTGATTGGATTATTGGGAGGTATGTTTGGATTATTTGGTTGGCTGATTGTATTATTGTGTCTTGGGGTGCTGTCTGCTGACCTTTAACGATCTCCCACGTCTTCAGCTCTTCTTGAATGTTGAAGTTGGTCTTTGGTCCTAACCCTTTTTTATCGGCGTAGATTTCTTCACCCGCTTTGACTAGCTGGGTTTCTCCGGTCGTTTTGCTTCTGAACTCAACCTCACCTTCGATGACCTTTAATCTTGAGATGCCATTTCTTTCCTCCGCAACGAAGATTGTTCCTTTGGTACCGAGTACTGCTTGCCCAAGCTGAATGTCAAGTGCTCCCTCTTTAATCGTTCTTTTTATGTTTGCCATTAGGTTGCCATACATGACTACCAGAACATTCTCTTCTTTCAGAGTTAAGCTAAACTTAATTATGATCTCGCTTTCGGTTTTCATAGTATATACCGACCATGGATCGGATATGACCACCCAAGATTTTTCACCTGTTTTTATGTGGTCGTCTTTATAGATGATCATATCATGTTTTGCAACCCTCCATCCGTCTGGGTCATCACAGGGACGAATTTCCACTTCTCCTATTATCTGATCAAATCTTGCCCCAGAATCTTCTACTTGACCCTTACAATCTTCATCGTATGACGACCCGTCTGATCTTGTTGGTTTGTACCCGAGCCATATCACCTTGAATGGACCTAGGATACCGCTGAATGACTGTGGAATGCTTTCAGCATATTCCTTATCTGCGTGATACTTTACCGCACACATACCCCTTTGCGGATATATATCACGGATTTTAACCACTAACCCTTCGGCGTTAGGAACAATATAATCGCTAACCACTTCACAAGTTAAAGCGAACTCATGAACCAGCTTCCATTCACGTTTCTTAGTCGACTCGTTCCATCCCATATACCAGTAATCATACGCATCCACAACCAACTGACCTTTTAACCTATCCTCACGTATGTCGTAGCGACAATCCAACGAACAATTGAAGAGTGTTGGTAACTCTTTATTTCCCCACTGCCATGTTTTGTTGATACTCCACTGCTGAGTTAGAATCCCATCTCTTACTTGAAGAGGAAATGGCGGTGTCTCCCACGAAAAAAGACCGTCATTTTTAAGGGGAACCAAATCAAAATCATAACCTGGAAGTATGAAGAGCGGCTTACCGCAACAACCACCCTTCATATCAGGAACAACTCTTCCAACGATACACTAATCTTCATCATATTTTGAACAACCCTTGCTTCAGCGTTAAGAGATTATCAACAAACGCTAAAACACATTACGAGTTAGGATGCTTGTCGAGTGCCTGAAACCTATTGGAAAGTACCACATCTACCAAGCCCATGCTCCTCAAATAGCATTCAGCTAAAACAGCTAAGGCAAAACACTTCTTCACAGCAGATCAAAGGTTACGCGACGCAGCTAAGTTTACAAAGCCCCTCACACTATAACCTACCACACAGAACACCTCACCAACCGTGTTACACGAGGCTTCTACCACATCTTGGGCAGAATAGGGAGCTGGGCGGCTTCTCAGCACCACAGAATCTGCAGATCGGAAGCAAGGCTTTACGCACAACCATCCTTTTCTCGATCTTACGCTTAGCCTTCTCGTATTCTGCGCTTCGATAATACTCCTCCAGGAGCGCAATCCTTCTGCTTGGATGTGGGTGTGAGCTGACGAGCTCGCTTAAAGCGTCGTAAACCAAGCTTGATCTGTTGTTGAGTGCTACAACTTTTCGCAAGAGGGATCTGACAGCATCCACACTACCAGTTACGAGCAGACTTGCTCTGTCAGCACTAACCTCAGATTCACGCCTCCAACTAAGTAGGGCAAGCCTAGGCGGAGCCTCCAACAATGGTACGCCTAGCACTGAAGCCGAGAAGCTTACGCCTTGTAGGACGAATTCCGCTAATGTGTGGTAGAGCATATGCCCACATCCTATATGCCCAAGCTCATGACCTAGTAGCGCTACCAACTCTTGCTCTTCAAGAGCGTTAAGCAAAGCTTCGCCTAATACAACATAGGGTTTATCATCTAACCCGAAGGAGTAAGCGTTGAAATTCAGCTCGTAGTCTACATACATCTTCGGCAGAAACTTCAGGCATAGTTTGTCTGCACACCCAACAAGCAGAGAGCCGAGCCTACTATCTCTGTCAACAGGAATGCCTCTGGAGGAAACCTCTTTCTCGTGAAGTGATACGGCTTTCTTTAAGTAGAATGTTTTGAGTAGTGCCGCTGGTGTAGCCAGCTCTTTGAGTAAGGCGAGCTTCTCTAAATCCCCTTCGTACGCATAATCAGCCCTAGTCAGATCGTACTTTCGGCTGGTTAGAAGCCTAACACCACATCCTCGACAGAAGATATCTTCTTCATCAGAATATGTGCGGCAGAGCTTGCACTTTAACTCCAAGCCAAAAAGTACTGGTTGGATGTTTTTAAATCTCTTTAGTTAGGCTAGTAATTGCACCCTCAAAATTTTTACCACTTTTGTCATCCACCTATACCAACCAATCTCCCAAGGTCTTCCCCACACGCACCTCAAACACCTCAAGCAACTTAAGCCCCTCCAACTCAGAGACCACTAGAACATCTATGCCACTGCTACAGGTATACCGGTTATCCGCCACGAAACCAAAGAAGTACATTCCAGCAGGAAGATACCTAATAAACGGGTTCAACATAATTTCACTATTCATAATAGGGCTTGATCTACTCTATACCACAAATAGAAGTGTTAGCGAAACCGAGCAATAATCAATCGGAGAGAAATTCTTAAAAACCTTAGGTAATCTTCCCTCAGCTAGGGTTTGGTAGCGACTTTCCACGCCACGTATTCTCAGTATAAAAGCAAATACACTTCAGCTGATCTCTCCAGCTATAGCACACTTCCAACAACTTACTGCACAAGTATAATACGGGGTAGGTGTTAGCTTAGGCAGATGGTTAGAGATTAATTGAAGAGGCTTGTTTTGCTCTTAGCCAAGCATCTGTTTTCCCTTTATGCTTGGTTTTGGTGTTTGAGGCGCCCAAGGGTTGAGACGACACCAGCCATCCTTGACCTCTTTTACATAGACTTTCTTAGGTTGGATAGGCGTGATGTTGAAGTTTTAAAGCTAGATGAGCACGAGCTTGTTACACGGTGTCGGAACCGCTGCCCAATTCTGGAGCTCTCCCTTAGGCTTGGGGTTGACACAAAGCTAGCTTGCAAGGTTGTTTCTGAACCTGTTTGTAGGTATGTGCTTCGCAAGCTTAACCCCAGTCTTGTTTTCGAGAGGAACTATAACCACATTAGGCCTTATGCTGAGAGTTGTGAGGAGCGGATATATTTTAGGAGTTGAGGGTCGGTAGAATCGTGTCTTCACGCCCCTCCCCCACAACCATCTGCCTCAACACACCGCCCTTATGCAAATATTCTTCAACATACCCCTGGGCGACGACGGCTTCGCCTTCACAAGCCTGCTCAGCAAACCTACCTCGCCAAGTGATCAGCCTATCTACCGTGAGCCAACTCGGCCCTAAAAGCACGCGAACATCCTTTAGAAGGTATGTAGCTGGTGTAAGGTGTGCTTGGCTTGCTTCGAGCACCTCTGCCGCTATCCTTGCGTAGCCCAATCTTCTGATCCGGTACTCCCCGTACATTTCATCTACTTCGTTCCAGTCTTTAAGGTATCTGATGAAGAAAAGTTTGTCATCAAAGAGACCTTGATTACTCTTCCTCTCCTCCACTTTTAAGAAGTCTTTGTAGCTCATCTGCGTATCTTTGGATCTTGATAGGTAGAGGTCTTTCAGATGCTTCTCTGTGAATCTTCGTATGATTTTTCCCTCAGCCATCGCTTTAAGTATCGCCGCTTTAACCTTCTGGGTCTCCTTTAAACCGTAGACTACGAGATCTATATCAGAGTCTTCGCCCTCTAATCCAAGCATTATAGAGCCTGAGATGCCGAGCTTCTCTAAAGGGATATCTGCTATATCGGCTACGTATCTGACGAACTGCAGCGCCTTTAACCTCAGACCAGCCAAGTTATGTGCTGCTAAGAGTTCGGTGACTGCATATTGAGGTGTGTAGTGTTTGCGTACTCTGCTCCAAGGTATGATGGGAAGCATCCTCTGATAATAGGGGTCAAAGGTGTAGTATTCTGGGAAGCGGCTTTTGATAAACTCCTCTTTCTCCAATAGGGTGTGAAGCTTATGGTACCTTCTGCCTCCTCTTGCCCTCTCACCCTTTTCATCTGGTATGTAGCGTGGATAAGCTATTACGCCGTAAGATGGGTGGCTTAGCCCCTTGACTTCAAATATAGAGCCATCATCTAACTCTACGAAGTCACCTTCTCTGCCCCTCAGCATGGTTCTTTCTTCAGCTAACCATAATCTCTTTGAGCTGCATACCTAGCCTTTCGATCGCCTTGACCGCTTCTGAATGAGGCGCATAATCTATAGGCGAGAGTCCTGCCATCTCGGCTTCAGGCACAGCCTGGTCTAAGGGGATTGATGCTAATAGGTCAAGCCCCACCTTCTCGGCCTCTCTTCTGATAAAGAGCTCTTCTTCAGCACGCCCTATCTTATTCCCAACCGCATATATCCTCTTCACACCAAGATCTTGTGCGAGCCTCTTCACCCTAGCAGCAGTTTCGATGGATCGGTAGCTCGGCTCAACGATTGCTAGGAGGGCGTCGACACCCTTGACTACGCCTCTACCTAGGTGCTCTAAGCCCGCCTCCATATC from Nitrososphaerota archaeon includes the following:
- a CDS encoding aminopeptidase P family protein, with translation MAAVTATPHYPVISLRVVQAISDVELERRRKRIRDLMAQKEIDVLVFHSLGGYLRYVTNYLGTGSVEYLLFPLQAELLFLGREDDSIMEARAHHGLADSRALSPFESVERDAQIVSDAIKELEPKCVGIVDVSRAPAGFYTTLKERLQGVGLVDATSLVDEVRMTKSLNEKIAIERSARICDKTVDACKAVLRPGKREYEVIAEIVGEARRNASETEKIVTGSGPCSKEVLNLSLNLKNRMFSRGDLFRLHLYVSGPGGYWTEISRIFVLGRPTEDLKKAFEQAISVRQAALEKLRPGVKVGEVYEYALQKGKEIGCSLQKEVIGYSQGLDIIEKPILYKGVNEEIRPMMHFRLGCVVKVNKAYAQIADNYFVEEEEVRRLQKTPEEIFEIEV
- a CDS encoding molybdopterin-dependent oxidoreductase, whose translation is MDTELPQEEKIKRIEQIKLQLMEKHKDETVRYTGCSINCGGSGCILKVRLKDGKITAIEPDDRYHRNVGREDAVATDDELQKNKLQQRHCPFAWGWRRHLYSPNRVLYPLMRAPGSKRGEGKFIRISWDEALTIIAEKMKECKEKYGPYSIITPYIDNPMLDPLFGWFEAGVQGWGWCSQDAERLAEHLMTGYPGWTYAPSFDMADVLFNSKLIVLWGLDLTTTRIGPAHQFAWYVKMAREKKGTPVICIDPRFSDTAAVLADQWIPIKPGTDMAMLLAIAYIVIKEDLYDKEFVERFVEPKGFKKWADYILGVSDGVPKTPEWAEKICAVPAETIRDFTYLYAKSKPTFLYKNWSVARKSRGENSARAAAALQAIMGYWGKGGYSGFGPRSRNAPYIRPWFPMRIPLGLMPRKYYPPRMYRSNKWAQAVLLLDKVKSGELSTEEYRRIIGWRADPNLPNPNPKMLFGGGPQAQTVNTLVTGTNATLHQIEAMNRLEMVVWFATHMTPTAMYADIILPVQDQTFECPTFANNDYGGFSHNTFCPGVVKAPGEAKPFMWIYTKLAEKLGFGRRYNTYYTTDENWDKDWLRYLGAYYNRFRDTMKRWELDLPEWEEFLKQECPSINLDEYFDEPCHGYVNELELGLPFPTKSGKIEICSEILEKEEERGKLHFDARGLVIDVLPNDWRDLTPIPTYQPAVRGMEDPLVAKYPLMLLSSHGRYRSHSTGWDNPWLRGDVYRHALWINVADAKVRGIKDGDIVRVYSDVGEVRVPAYVTTRIMPGVVVLRHGAWIELDEKGVDHGGCPNMLLFDDKSPQTPAHATGLVQVEKVEE
- a CDS encoding ABC transporter ATP-binding protein; this encodes MARIEVKSLTKVFYPAKGNPVCALDDVSFEIDDGEFVSVVGPSGCGKSTLLYIIAGFIPPTRGDVLIDGSPVKGPGPDRGIVFQEYALFPWRTVLENIKYGLEEKRLPKREIDAIARRYIQFMGLEGFEHKYPRELSGGMKQRVALARTLAYEPAVLLMDEPFGALDAQTREIIQDELLRIWRETRKTILFITHSVEEAVYLSERVFIMTHRPGKIKDVVKVDVDKSRGREEVITSPEFTKLRNKVWLEVREEVLKYYKGLEETLLHQ
- a CDS encoding 4Fe-4S dicluster domain-containing protein gives rise to the protein MPQYGFLFDQSRCTGCHACSIACKEWYDLPPGPLKYMRVFEWEKGAFPDIKLFHLAINCYHCENPVCIDECKKYVPGGAIYKEDKYGAVLIDPERCNPIKYQCKRACYEACPYGSIVFASDDPGEKAQKCTMCIDRLEQNLAPICVLSCSLRALEFGPLDELKKKFGTLQQLEDLPSPEQTKPAVVFIPPTPKRQLIKYDAEKALELWQQRGPYAPPGLPKVFERKEDVTNPPREIIGRNRLVLKPKNVQELMYYTANDE
- a CDS encoding ABC transporter substrate-binding protein — its product is MAGEQRVSRRGFLTVAVSAIVAGVIAGVGGYYAGLAATPAKETTRTVERTVTATTTLAPGAPYTTTVTTTITPPPTTVTRTVTTTVTATTPTTAPPKEIPTVKVWYIVPVEELISLLEISYFRENALKNYGKSYKLEFGKAQASPMLITGLAAGEIDIAVGVAHISFSTAIIGQTVPGGITAIATDFYDAHPNYYSFTWLTLIDSPIASVKDLKGKKLGINAFGTGVHATALTALKKYGMDPEKDVTFVEIPFPNMAASIKERKIDVGVFPSTFYYRAIFENPNTFKKVFDSYEGYERPYLHTMVVARNDFLKKYPDAVKAFLEDYVLLHRFAYAPENREKILDLVSEYFKLPREMLATYYLLPGKDVYRPLDCRIVVEDLQWGVNKLYEIGFIKEKLDVSKYVDNSYLPP